One stretch of Arachis hypogaea cultivar Tifrunner chromosome 20, arahy.Tifrunner.gnm2.J5K5, whole genome shotgun sequence DNA includes these proteins:
- the LOC112784800 gene encoding transcription factor bHLH112 produces MAEEFQATICGDNYWWNSNRSLFSLMGGSMTCSVAAANDSANNYGSFWQGSDFMDFKGATTKSSFKEEDTDKCSNNESSISAAVAGGTVGSIFINSTSQMMSYGLSSSPSSPWNNPSLFGCNERSENNFQSVVLQEETGLDPSSNNSQQIQQQQEFSSSMGGGFTVESSLSASHDYPLMQAGLFGSTDSSSSLFTTNQPTLPELSPIWSTVSSFTKPSSFMEPKQLNGLQFSNNTPFCNASTEETLYNIRSDIFSSSSSQPQLYQTSPTTFDNSKPNNALTSTPLNKLKREESPEKASSSVCSKNVSGRVFKKARIETPSPLPTFKVRKEKLGDRITALQQLVSPFGKTDTASVLHEAIEYIKFLHDQVNVLTAPYMKNGSSIQDQQGCDYEKDSKCLTQDLSSRGLCLVPVASTFPMATETTADFWTPTFGDSLIGNVAGSHQ; encoded by the exons ATGGCCGAGGAGTTTCAAGCTACAATTTGTGGTGATAACTATTGGTGGAACTCAAATAGAAGTTTGTTCTCTTTGATGGGGGGATCAATGACGTGTTCTGTAGCAGCTGCTAATGATTCAGCAAACAATTATGGCTCTTTCTGGCAAGGTTCTGATTTCATGGATTTCAAGGGAGCAACAACAAAATCTTCTTTTAAAGAAGAAGATACAGACAAGTGTAGTAATAATGAATCATCAATATCAGCAGCAGTAGCAGGTGGAACCGTTGGGAGTATCTTCATCAATTCCACCTCACAAATGATGAGTTATGGCCTCTCATCTTCACCATCATCCCCTTGGAATAATCCTTCTCtatt TGGTTGTAATGAAAGGTCAGAAAACAATTTCCAATCTGTTGTGCTTCAAGAAGAAACGGGATTAGATCCTTCTAGTAATAACTCACAACAGATCCAACAACAGCAAGAATTTTCGAGTTCCATGGGTGGTGGATTTACAGTTGAATCATCATTATCTGCATCTCATGATTACCCCTTGATGCAAGCAGGACTATTTGGTTCGACTGACTCATCATCATCACTCTTCACAACTAACCAACCAACCCTTCCTGAACTGTCACCAATATGGTCTACGGTGTCTTCCTTTACGAAGCCTTCATCATTTATGGAGCCAAAGCAACTTAATGGATTGCAATTCTCAAACAATACTCCTTTCTGTAATGCTTCAACTGAAGAGACACTTTATAATATAAGATCTGATATcttttcttcgtcttcttctcaACCACAGCTATATCAAACATCACCAACAACTTTTGATAATAGCAAACCCAATAATGCTCTAACTAGTACTCCACTCAACAag TTGAAGAGAGAAGAATCTCCAGAAAAAGCATCATCATCAGTCTGTAGCAAAAATGTTTCTGGGCGCGTCTTCAAAAAAGCAAGAATTGAAACGCCATCTCCTTTGCCTACTTTTAAG GTTCGAAAAGAAAAGTTAGGGGACCGAATTACTGCTCTTCAGCAATTGGTATCACCTTTTGGAAAG ACGGACACTGCATCGGTTCTACATGAAGCCATTGAGTACATCAAATTTCTTCATGATCAAGtcaat GTTTTAACTGCTCCATATATGAAAAATGGGTCTTCCATTCAAGATCAAcag GGATGTGATTATGAAAAGGATTCAAAATGTTTAACGCAAGATTTGAGTAGTCGAGGGCTTTGTTTGGTACCAGTTGCAAGCACATTTCCGATGGCTACTGAGACCACCGCTGATTTTTGGACGCCTACATTTGGAGACTCACTCATCGGCAATGTGGCAGGTAGTCATCAATGa
- the LOC112786713 gene encoding probable NAD(P)H dehydrogenase (quinone) FQR1-like 1 produces the protein MATKVYIVYYSTYGHVEKLAQEIKKGADSVEGVEATLWQVAETNSQEILDKMRAPPKNSDVPIITPNQLTEADGLLFGFPTRFGMMASQFKAFLDATGGLWRTQALAGKPAGLFTSTGAQGGGQETTPLTSITQFVHHGMIYVPTGYTLGAGMYELEKVMGGSPYGAGTFAGDGSRQPTELELAHAFHQGKYFAGIAKKLKG, from the exons ATGGCTACTAAAGTTTATATTGT GTACTATTCTACGTACGGTCATGTGGAGAAGCTAGCTCAAGAGATAAAAAAAGGAGCTGATTCTGTGGAAGGAGTAGAAGCAACACTCTGGCAGGTAGCTGAAACAAATTCTCAAGAGATCCTCGACAAGATGAGAGCACCTCCAAAGAATAGTGATGTCCCAATCATTACCCCAAATCAGCTTACCGAAGCAGATGGTTTGCTGTTTGGTTTTCCAACAAGATTTGGAATGATGGCTTCCCAATTCAAAGCCTTCTTGGATGCAACTGGCGGCCTTTGGCGCACACAGGCTCTCGCCGGAAAGCCTGCTGGCCTCTTTACCTCCACAGGTGCTCAAGGAGGTGGCCAAGAGACTACCCC GTTGACATCTATAACTCAGTTTGTTCACCATGGAATGATTTATGTTCCCACTGGATACACCCTTGGAGCTGGCATGTATGAGTTAGAGAAGGTGATGGGTGGATCTCCATATGGAGCTGGAACATTTGCTGGAGATGGTTCCAGACAACCTACTGAGTTGGAATTGGCTCATGCTTTTCATCAGGGCAAGTACTTTGCTGGAATTGCTAAGAAGCTCAAGGGATGA